The Saccharomonospora glauca K62 genome has a segment encoding these proteins:
- a CDS encoding response regulator transcription factor, which yields MRVLVVEDEAPLAEAVARGLRREGMAVDVALNGDEGHEKASITRYDVVVLDRDLPGMSGDDLCREIVTSGELTRVLMLTASGSVSDRVEGLSLGADDYLAKPFAFPELVARVRALGRRATPATPPVLVADDVELDPAKRTVHRAGRPIELTRKEFGVLEVLLAAKGAVVSSEELLERVWDENADPFTTTVRVTVMTLRKKLGEPGIIETVVGSGYRVPGAGASAESASLDR from the coding sequence GTGCGCGTATTGGTAGTTGAGGATGAGGCGCCGTTGGCCGAGGCGGTCGCACGCGGTCTGCGGCGCGAGGGGATGGCGGTCGACGTCGCGCTCAACGGCGACGAGGGCCACGAGAAGGCGTCCATCACCCGGTACGACGTGGTGGTGCTCGATCGGGACCTGCCGGGCATGTCGGGCGACGACCTGTGCCGGGAGATCGTGACCTCGGGTGAGCTGACACGGGTGCTCATGCTCACCGCGAGCGGTTCGGTGTCCGATCGCGTCGAGGGACTGTCCCTCGGGGCCGACGACTACCTGGCCAAGCCCTTCGCCTTCCCGGAGCTGGTGGCGCGAGTGCGGGCGCTGGGGCGGCGGGCCACGCCCGCCACTCCGCCGGTGCTCGTGGCCGACGACGTGGAACTGGACCCGGCCAAGCGCACGGTGCACCGGGCGGGGCGTCCGATCGAGCTCACGCGTAAGGAGTTCGGTGTCCTGGAGGTGCTGCTGGCGGCCAAGGGGGCCGTGGTGAGCAGTGAGGAACTGCTGGAGCGCGTCTGGGACGAAAACGCCGACCCGTTCACCACGACGGTCCGGGTCACGGTGATGACGTTGCGCAAAAAGCTCGGTGAGCCCGGAATCATCGAGACCGTGGTGGGGTCGGGGTACCGGGTGCCCGGTGCGGGCGCTTCGGCGGAG